The proteins below come from a single Miscanthus floridulus cultivar M001 chromosome 1, ASM1932011v1, whole genome shotgun sequence genomic window:
- the LOC136511009 gene encoding uncharacterized protein: MEKYYAKKDASKSTVETIESRVEQKRPRIELDMRDIVADPGERKPIDDFHHDIRDEARRAYLQIGPYRPAGHKFPKTKKDGKGQSRGFVGSWFDQFDWLEYSVAKDAAYCFYCYLFKPQQAGFHSNDTFTKVGFRNWKNAKDSFKEHAQSIDGFHNNARKRALDFKNQRQSVEHVWTVTSAAEEEAYKARLTIMLGIARFLLLQALAFRGHDESKTSRNKGNFMEMLEWYRKKDPKAALVTGENAPGNNQMSCPMVQKDLARACAEETSELIKSEIGDRWFAVLVDEARDASIKEQMAVVVRFVNDKGSVIERFFGIEHVSDTTSTSLKKALDTMLRRYGLSISKIRGQGYDGASNMRGQFHGLQRLVLNENPYAFYIHCFAHQLQLVSIGDDSRPVTMFAKKNQNIVRAIGLIGSVMRNMNEMRENGWEALFEEVKEFCLLNNIEIPNMEDMILVRERSTQLLRCVACLDPRDSFANFEVQKLVELAKIYKDDFCDYDCIKLAGDLRIFIDEVRNDDNFDNCTDLGNLAEKMVQTERDTTFPLVYRLIELALILPVATATVERAFSAMNIIKTERRNKMNDDWLNSSMICFIERDLFASIEDEKILKRFQGLRNRKMNLPNEGSRQRLASGHDAASFRSACSPWRAAVPFATFRPFLLLPFDPNSDRVGFYCVPEKKVLSKTLPDVRGKVACGSSCGWLTLMDEAASMTLLNPFAGARAPHIELPLAGEHVVVTSSSERMSRVHGRWVLHPTNG, translated from the exons ATGGAAAAATACTATGCCAAAAAAGATGCGTCAAAGAGTACTGTCGAAACCATAGAGAGCCGGGTTGAGCAAAAAAGACCACGGATTGAACTTGATATGAGAGATATAGTTGCCGATCCGGGAGAAAGGAAGCCAATTGATGATTTTCATCATGACATTAGGGATGAGGCAAGGAGAGCATATCTACAAATAGGTCCATATAGGCCAGCTGGTCATAAGTTTCCAAAAACTAAAAAAGATGGTAAAGGCCAATCAAGAGGATTTGTTGGATCATGGTTTGATCAATTTGATTGGTTAGAGTACAGTGTAGCCAAGGATGcagcttattgcttttattgctATCTCTTTAAGCCACAACAAGCTGGGTTTCATAGTAATGATACATTCACCAAAGTTGGGTTTAGAAATTGGAAGAATGCAAAGGATTCTTTCAAGGAGCATGCTCAATCAATTGATGGCTTTCATAATAATGCAAGAAAGCGTGCACTTGATTTCAAAAATCAGAGGCAAAGTGTTGAACATGTGTGGACTGTTACAAGtgcagcagaagaggaggcatatAAAGCTCGTTTAACTATCATGTTAGGCATTGCTAGATTCCTCCTTTTGCAAGCTCTAGCCTTTCGTGGACATGATGAGTCTAAAACATCAAGAAATAAAGGGAACTTTATGGAGATGCTTGAATGGTACAGAAAGAAGGATCCTAAGGCTGCACTTGTGACCGGTGAAAATGCTCCAGGGAATAATCAAATGAGTTGTCCAATGGTTCAGAAAGATTTGGCTAGGGCTTGTGCAGAGGAGACAAGTGAGTTAATTAAAAGTGAAATAGGAGATCGTTGGTTTgcggtgcttgttgatgaggctCGTGATGCATCTATTAAGGAACAAATGGCTGTGGTTGTGAG GTTTGTCAATGATAAAGGAAGTGTGATTGAGAGGTTTTTTGGCATTGAACATGTTTCTGACACCACATCAACCTCACTTAAAAAAGCATTGGATACTATGCTTAGAAGATATGGTCTATCTATTTCCAAGATTAGAGGGCAAGGATATGAtggagcttcaaatatgagaggaCAATTTCATGGGTTACAAAGACTGGTATTGAACGAAAACCCATATGCCTTTTACATCCACTGTTTTGCTCATCAATTGCAGCTTGTG AGTATTGGGGATGACTCAAGACCTGTCACaatgtttgcaaaaaaaaatcaaaacattgTTCGTGCAATAGGATTAATTGGCTCTGTGatgagaaatatgaatgaaatgaGGGAAAATGGTTGGGAAGCTCTTTTTGAAGAGGTAAAGGAGTTTTGCCTCCTCAACAACATAGAAATTCCTAATATGGAAGATATGATACTAGTTAGAG AAAGATCAACTCAACTCTTGAGATGTGTTGCTTGTCTTGATCCGAGGGATTCTTTTGCCAACTTTGAGGTACAGAAGTTAGTTGAGCTTGCTAAGATTTATAAAGATGACTTCTGTGATTATGACTGCATAAAGCTTGCGGGTGACCTTCGTATATTCATTGATGAAGTCAGAAATGATGATAATTTTGACAATTGTACTGATCTTGGTAACCTTGCTGAGAAGATGGTTCAGACTGAAAGAGATACAACTTTTCCTTTGGTGTATCGTCTCATTGAACTTGCATTGATTTTGCCGGTGGCAACAGCTACAGTTGAAAGAGCCTTCTCTGCTATGAATATTATCAAGACCGAGCGAAGaaataaaatgaatgatgattggCTGAATAGTAGCATGATTTGCTTTATTGAGCGGGATTTGTTTGCATCGATTGAAGATGAAAAAATTCTAAAGCGCTTTCAAGGCTTAAGAAACCGTAAGATGAATTTGCCAAATGAGGGCTCAAG gcagcgtctcgcgtcaggccacgacgcggcgtccttccgatccgcttgctccccatggcgcgccgccgtCCCGTTCGCGACCTTCAGGCCGTtcctgctgctcccgttcgaccccaactcggaccgcgtcggcttctactgcgtcccggagaagaaggtcttgtccaagacgctacCCGACGTGCGCGGTaaggtggcgtgcggctcctcgtgtgggtggctgacgctcatggacgaggcggcgTCCATGACGCTGTTGAATCCATTCGCCGGTGCCCGTGCCCCCCACATTGAACTCCCGCTAGCAGGTGAACACGTCGTGGTGACGTCCTCATCGGAACGCAtgtctagggtccacggccggtgggtcctccatcccaccaacggctag